The Sus scrofa isolate TJ Tabasco breed Duroc chromosome 6, Sscrofa11.1, whole genome shotgun sequence region GATGACATGTcgctttttctttctgtgaaggTGGACTTCGAGTGGTGCTTAGGCCACTGTACCGGCTGGGGGGACACCAAGGTCATCTTCTTGGACATTAGATTTTCTAAGGGATCAGGGGCCATACAGTCCGGGAGGCACCACCACTGGCGAAGTGGGTGGATTGGGATTGGCAGAAAGGTGAGGATGCTGAGAAAGGTGACCCAGCCCAGAGTCCTCTGCAGGTAGGGCTGTTTTACTTCCTGGCTctgagggcagaggaagggacGAAGAAGCAGTGGTGGTGGGGTTTCAGTCCACGTGATGCTGTGGATCAGATTTCCCCGGGCCTGGGGAGCCGGTCAAAGGGtccccagggaggccaggagccCAGACTTAGGGTCCTGGCAGAGGGGTTCTGACAAGGGgtccccagggtgggggctggaggccagggtgggggagTCTCACCGCACTGCTGTCCCAGGCGATGTAGTAGAGGTGTGTGCTCTGGTAGAACTGCACCAGGCAGAGGGCGAGGAGGGCCAGCAGCCCCGGCAGCGTCACGTAGCACCACAGGAATGTGGGGAAGGGCCACAGAGGGTGGCCTAGCTCACTGAACAGCTCTTCCCGAAACCTGGGGTGGGGGCCATGGGCAGCGAAGTCTGGGAAGGAGCCCAACTGTAACCACCAGGGCCTGGAGCCCTTGGGGGGGTAGGCCCTCCTGCACCCCTGCACCCTCAGCTGGGTCGTCCTGCTGTGCGAAGGGCTAAGAGAGCAGATCATGCCCccatcccccccttccccccaaaacctGGGATGGGGTCCCTGGCTGGCAGATCCCAGGGCCTGGACGTCACCTCCTAGCTCCGTAGATCCAGACCAGGGCCATGTTCTGGAAGGCCACAACGATGATGATGCTTATTGGGACCAGGTAGTCGTCAAACAATGACATGACGTAGCTGCCAGCACGACTGGTGAAGACGAGGCTGCCCAGAAAACCTCCCAAGCAGATGATGGCTAAGGCAGAGGCAGGTTTGGCCCCACTGAGGTCTGTGTGTAGggctgggtcaggggtcaaagtGAGCCCTGGAGACTGGGGGTGGCCTGGTGAGGAGGGGTGCCAGGGCAAGGTGGTCACTGGGGTGAGGAGCCCCATACCTGAGAGCATCCTGGGATAATCCCTGAAGATGGAGATGGAGTTCTGAATGGGAGAGACGATGCCTTCCAAGAGCTTCATCAAGGTGCTCAGCCCTATGATGAGCAGGCCCATGAAGAAGAGGATGGCCCAGAAAGAGGCACCAGGGAACAATGAGATGATCTGGGAGAAGGCTGCAAAGGCCAGGCCGGGGCCCTCCATGAACTGTGGGGGAGAAGGGCTCTGAGGCTGTGGCAGGACTGGATGGGGGCGGGAACTGGTGCAGTGATCCATTAGCCACGTCTGTCTTGGGCAGAGGAGTGAGGCACAGAGGGGTGGATGGGTGGCCAGAGTGCTGAGTGTTTGCCCTTCTTGGTTTCATAAGCTACACAAGTTCAATCTCttgaggcctcagtttcctcctctaatAAATAAGGATCCTCAGGGTGATGTGAGAATCCCAGGAGAATAACAGTTTAGGCCCTGTCACATACAAAACGGTGGTGGAAAAGTGATTATAAATGTTCCCTGCCTCAGAAGATGCATAGGCAGCCCCCGAGGCCCCGGAAAATACATTTCCCAGGGTCCTCTGGGGCCAGCGGGAGGCACACCTTCTCCTTCTGCGCCTTGATGCTGCAGGAGGGGGAGAAGTAGACAATCTGGTGCTGGAGGTGGTCTGGGAGGCTGCTGATCCAGTCCAGGTAGTCCAGGGAGGGCAGGAGCAGGATGTCTTCCGGGGGCATGGCATCCTGAGACAGCACCCCCTGTTCTATTAGTTTCATCAGCTTGGAGACACTCCTGAAGGAGAAGCAGACGAGAGGAAAGGTGGCAGAGAAGAGACTGGCCCCTCTGCTATCAGCAAAGGGGGACACTGAGGATGGAGAGCAAAGGGAGTTGCCCCAGGTGAGTGCAGCTGAGAAGCCAGGGCAGGAACCGGAAGCTAACCACATGAACTTGGGTGACTTGCCCTGGGCATCCCACCTGAGGGGCAGATGATACATTTGTAGTAGCTAATTCCTCAGTGTTATGGATAGAATTATGTGCCCacccctcccaaattcatatgttggaaGTCTTAACctccccagtacctcagaataggattttttttttttttttgtctttttgctttttctagggctgctcctgcttcatatggaggttcccagattagggatctaatcagagctgtagccagcggcctacaccacagccacagcaacacgggatccccaacccactgagcaaggccagggatcgaacccccaaccccatggttcctagtcagattcgttaaccactgcaccacaacgggaactccagaatgggaTCTTATTTAGAAGTAgggccggagttcccgttgtggcgcagtggaaacgaatctgactagtatccatgaggacgcaggtttgatccctggcctcgctcaggggattaaggatatagcattgctgtgagctgtagtgtaggatgctgacgcagctcggatctggcgttgctgtggctgtggtgtaggccagcagctatggctccgattcaacccctagcctgggaacctccataggcatgggcgcagccctaaaaagacaaaaaaagacaaaaaaaaaaaaaagagaaaaggtcatttcaaagatggagaaaaaagattgaacaGACTTTGCTCTGCCttacccactgattaaggccggggatcaaacccgcatcctcatggatactagctggcttcattaccgctgagccacaatgggaagtgattttttgtttgtttgttgttaaatggctgcacctgcagcataagttcccagtccagggattgaattcaagccacagcttcgACTTATGCTgtagccgtggcaatgccagatccttcaacccactgcaccgggcaggggatcaaacctgcacctctgcagcaaccagagtatgtgcagttggattcttaactcaccgcGCCACAGCGTGAACTCCTGAGactattttcttatctataaagtgatgaatattaaaatattcctttttggCTGTTTTCTCTGAGAAGAGAAGTGctgttattattgctgttgttattggAAAGGCTTGAGTGTGAAGGTCATGAGGCTGGGGGATTGCTAAGATAGAGGGAGGGGGACCTCTTCTTGGACCTGCGGGAATGCGAGTACTCACTGCTTGACACAGGCGTGGCCACTGGTGGTGGTCCAGAACCCCAGCACTATAAAGATGATGGATGTGGTCAGCAATGAGGTCACCAGGTTGACCAGGGCCACCAGAGAGGCCACCTGGGCATAGTTGTCACCTCCAGCGTCGTAGGAGAATAAGATGATAGTGCCCATGCCCAGGCCCAGGGAGTAGAGCACGTGGCCTCCTGCCTGACACCACAGGTCCAGCGAGGCCCAGGCCGAGAGCTGTGGGTGGGAGTGGGTGAGAGGAGTCTGGCGGTGGGAGCTGGCAGAGGGGGCAGGCTGGGTGGGAGACAGGGGGaatgaggggaggtggggagcaggaggaaagaagacgtaggggaaggagaggcagagaaggcCTGGGCAGCCGTCAGGGGGGAAGGTTTGGAGTCCGCCGCCTCACCTCTGTGGTCACCATACGTCTGAGGCTGGTGGTGGCACCTTCCAAGAGGAGCCCTCggatgaggaagcagaggagcGTGATGTAGGGCAGTAATACTGAGAACACCAGCATCTGCCCAGGGGGGTCGGGGCAGAAACCAGAGGTCAGGAGAAGAGAATGGGGGAATGGGACAGAGGCGAGCATTCGAGGGGGACTGCAGGTCAGCAGGAGTCGAGACGTGGAGGCGAGCAGTGTCAGAGTGGCCCAGGGGTAacaagaagtggagttcccgctgtggttcagcagaaatgaatctcactagcatccatgaggatgcaggttggatctctggcctccttcagtgggttaaggatctgtgttgctgtggctgtggcataggccagcagctacagctccgattggacccctagcctgggaacttccatttgccaccagtgtggccctaaaaagacataaaaaaaggggggggggagctaTGGGAGGGTTACTCTAGGGAGACAATAATATTGTTTTTTGGGGAAAATCCACCCATCAGCTGCTCAAGGATGAAGAACGAGGCCCCCGGTCAAGGTTGCTTTTacgttgtggtgcagctggtcaGTTCCTGGGCCTTGGTGTTATGGCCTATCTGTGAGCTTAGGGACAGGAACTGCCAAGGGGGGAGGAGCCCCTGAGGCTGTAGGCTGCAGAGAACAACTTCATAGGtgaagggggaagaaagaaatagaggagAGACTTGGGGGGAAAATAACATGTTTAGTaggaattaaattttttcttctttttttttgctcaggGATAAGGGAGGGAaggcccccctccctcccagggtgCTTTACTAAGCCTTTAGTAAAATCTGCCTTTGTgtaaatggtttattttattttatttgctttttatagccacacccttggcacatggaggttcccaggctaggggatgaattggagctaaagctgctggcctacaccacagccgcagcaatgtgggatccgagccacatctgcagcctccaccacaggctcatggtaatgccagatccttaacccactgagcaaggccagggatcgaacccacaacatcatggttcctagtcagattcgtttctgctgcaccccaacGGGAACCCCTAAACGGTTTGTTTTAAAGGCGGCAAAGAAATGGTGAGTGGGCCCCAGGGGATGCATGGTAGTCGCGTGGATTGCTTGCATAGATATGGGGCCAGAAGGTACAGGTAAAGTGAACCAAAATGAGCTAATAAACACTGAAACAACTTTTCCACAGAAGGAAAATATCCAGGCTCCAGGGGGCTGGATCTGAAGTATGGATCGGGATAAAATACTCTCAATGAGAAACTTTGGCTAAAGTACTCTCAATTAGAAGCACTAGGGGTTAACAGGCACTGTGGAAATGCAGGAAGGTGGAGTATGCCAGGCTCTGGGCGTGAGGCTGTGGTTCCATCTAAAAGGCTCCGTGCAGGTCCCTACCTGCAGTGACATGCAGAtgagggatggggcaggggagtCGGCTTGGTACAGGGGCTCCTCCATGCCAAGGGTAGGTGAAGAGCAGTTCTTTGCAAGAGGAGCGGTTGACAGCTGCTTAGGGAGAGCACAGCCTGTTCCTTAGGACCCCTGCTGGAGATTCTGGGTGCTCACATCAGAGCTCACCCtctgggcaggtgggtgggtcATGGGGGTTGGAGAAGAGCTGTGTGGTGTGGGGCCAGGAGCCTGAGGGTCTCTGGACTTGCACAGGTGAGGTGGCAGTGGGATCAGTGAGGAGGGTGGCTTACCTGCATTGACATCTTGAGCCCTGTAACCAAGATTAAGAAGAGGAGGAGCCAGACCGCAAAGATGCCCAAACTGAGATTCAGGACGAGGACCTCAAACCCTTCTTCAATGTTGTTGGAGGCATTCAGGGTGTGGTGGTACCAGAAGTACTGGTGGGACACCGTCCGAAGGCAGGTGACATCTGGAGGACCCAGGCGCTTAGGTACCACCTCGCCTGGTGTCCGCCTGTGCTCTTCCTCCCCTTCAGATCTCACACCCTGTGTCTGGCTCCGGGGTGCCCCTGCCTCCCTCGGCTCTGCCAGTgcgttctctctccctcttctcaccGGTAACGTTGGTGCTCTTCATCGGTGGGCACTGGTTCCAGGGCAGGGGATGATCAAAGGAGTTGCCCAAGTAGGAGAGGCTCCAGGTGACGATGCTGCTGTTATACAGGCTCACTAAGGTGCACACCTGGGGGTGGACACATGGGGCCTGAGGGGCGGGATGGGCAGGTGGAGATAGGAAACCTGGAGACCGCGGGGGGGTGAGCGAGGATGCCTCTTGGCCCCCGCCCCTCATTCACCAGTAAGCCGGCGTAGCCGATGCCACCCAGCCAGGGGACAAGCTGCTTCCAGACCCGGATGTTGTCCACACGCAGCCACTTCCCCATGATCATCTCCATGTACAAGAGGGGAATCCCGAACAGGAGCAGCATGAAGAAGTACATCAGGATGAAGCTGCCTGAAGAGGGGAGCCGGGAGCGGAGCTCAGGCAGCCAGGAGTTCTGGCCCCCCTCCTCATCCTCAGGGAGTCTGGGAGCCTCCCCTCCAATTGTCTCCGCCCCCAGGGCCTTGGAGTCTAGGCTTCCAGCCTTCAAACTCTTTTCCCAAACTCAGGATCCGGGCCCATGGCCTTACCGCCTCCATTCCGATGACACAGGTATGGGAAACGCCATATGCTGCTTAGCCCAACGGAGAAGGCCACCTGGACCAAGACGTTCTCGGTTCTTTTAGTCTGAGCAAAGTAGTTTTGGGTCTTGGCGGCCAGAATCTCCTTGGCCGAGAGCTTCCAGGATGGGGTCGAGGAAGTCTTGTGTTCTTTGGGGACCTCGTCCTCTGATATTTCTTCAAGGGACTCCATGACTTTCTTCTTATAGGCCACTAACTCCTGAGGGAATCTTGGGGTCACCAAGAATAGCAGACTTTAAGGGACCTGTCTCAGataccagactttttttttttgtctttttagggccacacctgcggcaaatggagggtcccaggctaggggtcgagttggagctatagctgtcggcctacaccacagccacagcaacgccggatccttaaccccctgagcaaggtcagggatagaacccacatcctcatggatgctagtcggcttcattaagcgctgagccatgacgggaactcccaaatttttcactttaaaatgctaattttatgctatgtgaatttcaccttaaaatattaaaaagtgaaataatagcTATCAGACAAAAGTTGGGAGTATTTGTCATGAGTAGACTTGTATTACacaaaatattaaaggaaaaccTTTTGGCTGAAGAAAAATTATCCCAGATGGAGCAGAGGCATGCAAGATGGAATGATGACCACGAGAAGAGGTGAATACATAGACAAAAAGAAGACACCATGGACTGCTTAAAGCCACGATTATAGCAATGTACTGTGGGGTTGATAATaaccattcatttaaaaaactctTAGGAAACTAGGACTAAAAAGGaatatccggagttcccatcgtggcatctgactaggaaccatgaggttgcaggttcaatccctggccttgaacagtgggttaaggatctggcgttgctgtgagctgtgatgtaggtcacagacacggctcggatctggtgttgctgtggctgtggtgtaggccggcagctgcagcatcaattggacccctggcctgggaacctccatatgccacaggtgcagcccttaaaaaaaaaaaaaaaaaaaaaaatcttacagcaAATATCAGATTTAGCAATAAAATTTTGAGGGCTTTCCCCTGGAGCTCAATAATAAGGCAAAAATGTCCACTACAATCCCCTCtagtcaaataaaatttaaagtttggGTGGATTAACAGCATTTATGGCCCCAAGTCTTCCATTTTTCCTGTATCTACCCCTTTTACAACATGATTCTGCAGATCCTCTCTCTAAGGGAGGCTGTAATCTACTTTCCCATCCCTCAAATCTGGGCCGGGGTGCCAATTCAGAGCCCCAGCTGCGAAAGACCTTCCTTGTTACTGCTTGCTCTGTCACACTTCTGCTGTCACCATAAGGATGTGTCTAGGCTAATCTGCTGGAAAATGAGAATATAAATCAGAGCTGAATCACTCCAGTGGTCCCAGCTCAAACTAGGTGAGATCAATCAAAAGCCAGTCAATCCCCTCATATACTTGCTGAGCCCAGCCTAATGACTCATGAGATATAATAATAAATTCTTGTTGCTCTGAGGCACTGAATGTTGAGGTAGTGTGTTGTACAGCATTTTGATGGCAACAGATAATTGGCACAAGGTCCTAGACAGTATAGTAAGATTTTTTAGAGTATAAAGTTTGGAAAAAAGAAGTCAAACTGTCATTATTTACAGATATGACTATGCatgtgaagaataaaaaagagggagttcccgtcgtggcgcagtggttaacgaatccgactgggaaccatgaggttgcgggttcagtccctgcccttgctcagtgggttaacgatctggcgttgccgtgagctgtggtgtaggttgcagacgcggcttggatcccgcattgctgtgctctggcgtaggccggtggctacagctccaattcaacccctagcctgggaacctccatatgccgcgggagcggcccaagaaatagcaacaacaacaacaacaacaacaacaaaaaaaagaaagagccagaagTTACAGAGTAGAAGAGAGTTGCCACACATATAGTTGATAGAGGGCTTTTGTCCAGAATCTATAAAAAGCTCCTCCAaagtaatcagaaaaatataaataacccaatcaaaaaacacTCAGGAAACTTGAGATCTTTCTCCAAAGTGCTTTTCCAATTGGCCAGTGAACATGTGAAAAAGTCCTCAAGCTATTTCAACAGCAAGGAAATGGTAATTTAAGACAAGACTGGCTTGAATAAGAATTCCCAAATACCAGCAAAAATGAGGAGTCACGGGAAATCTTATGCACTGCTGTTGAAtggaaactgacaaaaattattttgagagaTGGGCTGGCCATTACTTATTAAGACTGAAGGTATACATAGCTCATGaacagcaatttcactcctaggtgtAATTGCATAGGTATCAAAGTCTACATATGCACCAAAGGACACCTTTTTCTTAACAGCATTGCTTGCAACAACCCCAAAAGGAAACAGTCCAGAAATCTATCACAGTAGCATGACTATGGAGCGAAAGAGCCAGTACAATGGACTACTGCACAGTAAAGAAATGAACTACGACGATGCTTAACGagatggatgaatctcaaaaacataacattgagtgaaagaagctatATTCTAAAGACTACATATCATATTACTCTGTTTATATCAAAGtccaaaaaataagcaaaattaaagtATTTAGGTGTGCACACTGAGGtggtaaaataaaaagcaaagaagtgaCGACCATAAGTATCGGAGCAGGGCAGGAGGCACTGGTGGTTAGGAGAGGCTCAAGGGAGTGTTTCTAGGATATAGGCgatgttctctttttttgaatAGGATGGTTGGGGAATTTGCTTTATAAAAAATCATTCAgctgaatgtttttattttgtacacttttttccaatatgtattatattttattttattttttttttttccctgtctttttgctatttctttgggccgcttccgcggcatatggaggttcccaggctaggggtcgaatcagagctgtagccacaggcctacgccagagccgcagcaacgcgggatccgagccgcgtctgcaacctacaccacagctcacggcaacgccagatcgttaacccactgaccaagggcagggaccgaacccgcaacctcatggttcctagtcggattcgttaaccactgcgccacgacgggaactccagtatatgtattatattttataataaaagcatATACAGGTGCAAAAACATAATAAAGTCATTAAAACACACTAAGtcagaatataaaatgtaaaatgccatttacctaaaaaaaaagttcacaaagaaaaaaaccatgtTTCTGGAATTCCCTCTCCGggcagcagttaaggatccggtgttgtcactgcagtggctcaggtcgctgctatggcgcaggttggatccctggcctgggaacttccacttgccggtggtgtggccaaaaagaaaaaaaagtttctttctttttttttaaaattaacatgcaTTACTTAACTCTTTTTTTGAATGTACagttctatagatttttttttcctttttagggccgcaccttcggcatgtggaagttcccaggctagggggtcaaatcggagctccagctgccggcttataccccagccacagcaacgccagatccaagctgcatgtacaacctacaccacagctcatggcaacgctggatccttaacccactgactgaggccagggatcaaacccgcatcttcatggatcctagtcaggttctttaactactgagccaAGGCAGAAACTccgaaaaaaaagtatataagtGTTTATACATGTGCATGGAAATTCGTAGAGAACACTGTTCTGGCTGCTCTTTCTCACACTAATGCCCTTCCTTCTGTTCCTTCCCATCCTCCCTCATCCAGATAACTCCAACTTAGCACTGATGTCTCCTCTCAGATCAGACTTCCTCCGGAAAACCAACCTTGCTCACTTTGTCACTTCCCTGTTGTGGTGCCTGATGTGGAGTTCGCGCTCGCTAGAGATCTTTTAAGATTCTATTACAAGCACCTTACACACAAAAGTCCTTTCACCTGCCCAGTGTAATGACCCCAATAGGCCCCATCTGGGGGGCAGTCCTGATTAGAACGCTTCCATCAACTGCTGAAATCTGGAAATGTTGCTATTTTGGCATTCAGATCACAACTCCCACAACTCTCACTAGAATAGCTCTTGTTGGGTAACCAGTTTCCAGTTCTGGTTTGAAAAAttgctccccccctccccaacccattCTAGAGCCCACTGCACAGACTCCAGCCAGAGAGACAGTCATCCTGCCCTGCAAACGCCTTCCAGCCTCAATGGGCAGTGTGGGGACCAGAGCCAGCTCTTGGAGCAGAGCAGCACACAATCGAGGTCATTTAAACCTGGACTTGAGAAGATGCTATGTGCAAGAGGGCACCATTTGGCCTCCTCTTGGTTTAAGTTTGAGATCTTAGTTTAAACTAATTAGGTGCCTACACAATCTTAAAAGataaccattatttatttatttatttatttagtgccgcacagtggcatgcagaagtttcccaggctaggggtcgaattggagctgtagccactggcctacaccgtagccacagcaatgccagatctgagccgcgtctgagatctacaccacagctcatggcaatgtcagatccttaacctactgagaaaggccagatatcaaacctgcatcctcatggatgctagtcagattcattaaccactgagccacgacaggaactcctgtaagtatTTTTCTTACAAATTAGCTATGATTATAGATCATATACCTTGGATATACTGTTAAATGTAATGTATAGTATATAattgtatattaatatatgtgcGTTTCTTAAAGATTGGagatatattgtatatataccatggaTATACCACACATAGATATCCATTATGTCATGAGTATATCCTGAGTATTTTCTATGTAATaaagcattctttaaaaatataatttttaatggctACTTAATATTCCAGAGTCACTATATAAACACGACCAAATCTATCGCTTGCTTAAATCTTCTGGAAGATGCCTCACAGCCCCGTTTAGCATAGCACCCAGGGTCCTCCAGGAATAGCCCAGAGCTTCCCGCCCCTGCCTTCAGCCGCAGCCAGTCCCTTGTCACCCTTTCGAGGGTTCTTACCTGCAATTTACTTGGTTGCCGGTTGGGGATGCCCCCTCTCCTTTCACCCCAGGGAAGTGTCAGCCCAGGGTGCACCCGCCTCAGATAATAGTCTCTGTCACCAGTCGGACCCAGTCAGGATCTGTGCACCTGATGTTTCTTGGCCTCCGTGTCCCCTGCTCTGTCTATTCTCCGCCAGGCCCTCAGAGAAACAAAGGAGCGACAGCCTGTTTGAGAGCCAGCTAAGAAACTCTTTGGTCGAGACGGGAGAGTACCAGGAGGCCACCGCGGAGCCGCCGGCCAGTGAAGGACTCGCCTACCGCATCCGAACCCCACCGGCCTCAGCCCCCATCCCCGGCAGGGGAAGTAGTTGTCTCCAGGGTGGGCCCTTCCGAAACCgatggaggggagagaagggggtggAGCGGGGAGGCAGCGAGAGGGCCAAGGGACTGCGGCTCCTCTGGTTGTCTACAACTACCCCGCCCCTTCCACCCGCCGGGGGAGGCCAGGATCCCTCAATTCCTAGAAAGAAAGGGAGATGGGAGGGGAAGCTCCGAGGTCTGCGTCCAGAGGCGGAGGGGTGGGAACCCGGGGA contains the following coding sequences:
- the LOC110261361 gene encoding orphan sodium- and chloride-dependent neurotransmitter transporter NTT5-like codes for the protein MESLEEISEDEVPKEHKTSSTPSWKLSAKEILAAKTQNYFAQTKRTENVLVQVAFSVGLSSIWRFPYLCHRNGGGSFILMYFFMLLLFGIPLLYMEMIMGKWLRVDNIRVWKQLVPWLGGIGYAGLLVCTLVSLYNSSIVTWSLSYLGNSFDHPLPWNQCPPMKSTNVTDVTCLRTVSHQYFWYHHTLNASNNIEEGFEVLVLNLSLGIFAVWLLLFLILVTGLKMSMQMLVFSVLLPYITLLCFLIRGLLLEGATTSLRRMVTTELSAWASLDLWCQAGGHVLYSLGLGMGTIILFSYDAGGDNYAQVASLVALVNLVTSLLTTSIIFIVLGFWTTTSGHACVKQSVSKLMKLIEQGVLSQDAMPPEDILLLPSLDYLDWISSLPDHLQHQIVYFSPSCSIKAQKEKFMEGPGLAFAAFSQIISLFPGASFWAILFFMGLLIIGLSTLMKLLEGIVSPIQNSISIFRDYPRMLSGMGLLTPVTTLPWHPSSPGHPQSPGLTLTPDPALHTDLSGAKPASALAIICLGGFLGSLVFTSRAGSYVMSLFDDYLVPISIIIVVAFQNMALVWIYGARRFREELFSELGHPLWPFPTFLWCYVTLPGLLALLALCLVQFYQSTHLYYIAWDSSASQEVKQPYLQRTLGWVTFLSILTFLPIPIHPLRQWWCLPDCMAPDPLENLMSKKMTLVSPQPGAELGLLALQPGLK